From Draconibacterium halophilum, one genomic window encodes:
- the treZ gene encoding malto-oligosyltrehalose trehalohydrolase, translating into MKYEPIFPFFRGDSCEFNTWAPKANKVQLELCQSGQLIEMQPQQRGYWSATIENTKPGTRYKYRLNDSQSYPDPASLSQPDGVHEASEVVNLKNFEWTDDDWKNIPLKEMIQYELHTGTFSSTGNFDEIRQKLKYFKELGINTIEILPVAQFSGHRNWGYDGVYPFAVQNSYGGAHELMTLVNECHKNGIAVILDVVYNHFGPEGNYVGNFGHYFSGKYSTPWGKPINFDEAYSDGVRNYIIQNVLMWCRDFHIDGLRLDAVHSIFDFGAKHIMQELAEKLDVLSHETGWEHYLIAESHLNDVKYISPVSSGGYGLDAQWSDDFHHAIHTLTTNERNSYYMDFGETQQLSKSIKDVFVFDGQYSEFRKKTYGNSTANNPGEQFVIFNQNHDQVGNRMNGDRLISLTDFETAKTIAATMFVTPNVPMLFMGEEYGERNPFYYFVSHQDPELNRLVREGRKEEFKDFYDNTNNAVDPDSTEAFENSKLSWNIEDNAEKKAMFGCYQTLIRLRKEHPVLQLTDKNNLKISEQGKLIVLERWQEERRLFAVINFEDKEKSLKVQPNTNKPLTRIFGSSEKSWNGPGEITPKSIVAGDEISVNKKSIVIYSN; encoded by the coding sequence ATGAAATACGAACCAATCTTTCCTTTTTTTCGTGGAGATTCCTGTGAATTCAACACTTGGGCACCTAAAGCAAATAAAGTTCAACTCGAGTTATGTCAATCCGGTCAACTGATCGAAATGCAGCCACAGCAACGAGGATACTGGTCGGCAACCATAGAAAATACAAAACCTGGAACAAGGTATAAATACCGTTTAAATGATAGCCAAAGCTACCCGGATCCAGCTTCATTGTCGCAACCAGATGGCGTGCACGAAGCTTCGGAAGTCGTTAATCTCAAGAACTTTGAGTGGACTGATGACGACTGGAAAAATATTCCACTTAAAGAAATGATTCAATATGAATTACATACCGGAACTTTTTCCTCTACGGGCAATTTCGACGAAATCCGACAGAAATTAAAATACTTCAAAGAACTGGGAATAAACACAATTGAGATTTTACCGGTAGCTCAGTTTAGTGGTCACCGAAACTGGGGTTATGATGGCGTTTACCCCTTTGCGGTCCAGAATTCTTACGGTGGAGCGCACGAATTAATGACCCTGGTAAACGAATGTCATAAAAATGGAATTGCTGTAATTTTAGATGTAGTCTACAATCATTTTGGCCCCGAAGGAAACTATGTGGGGAATTTTGGCCACTACTTTTCGGGAAAATATTCCACACCATGGGGCAAACCTATAAACTTTGATGAAGCTTATTCCGACGGTGTACGCAATTATATTATACAGAATGTATTAATGTGGTGCCGTGATTTTCATATAGATGGCTTAAGACTGGATGCCGTTCACTCTATTTTTGATTTTGGAGCAAAGCATATTATGCAGGAATTGGCAGAAAAATTGGATGTATTAAGCCATGAAACCGGCTGGGAACATTATTTAATTGCTGAGTCGCACCTCAATGATGTTAAATACATTTCGCCAGTTTCATCAGGAGGGTATGGATTGGATGCCCAGTGGTCCGATGATTTTCATCACGCCATTCATACGCTTACAACAAACGAAAGAAATAGTTATTACATGGATTTCGGGGAAACACAACAACTTTCAAAATCGATTAAAGATGTATTTGTTTTTGATGGCCAATATTCAGAATTCAGAAAAAAAACGTATGGGAATTCCACGGCAAATAATCCCGGAGAGCAGTTTGTGATATTTAATCAAAACCACGACCAGGTGGGAAATCGGATGAACGGTGACCGACTGATCTCTCTTACCGATTTTGAAACAGCTAAAACCATTGCAGCAACCATGTTTGTAACGCCTAATGTTCCAATGCTTTTTATGGGAGAGGAATATGGCGAACGAAATCCGTTCTATTATTTTGTTAGTCACCAGGATCCTGAATTGAACCGCTTGGTGCGCGAAGGGAGAAAAGAAGAGTTTAAAGATTTTTATGACAATACAAACAACGCAGTTGATCCAGATTCCACGGAAGCGTTTGAGAACTCAAAACTATCGTGGAACATTGAGGACAATGCAGAAAAGAAAGCCATGTTTGGTTGCTACCAGACACTTATTCGATTGCGAAAAGAACACCCAGTGCTTCAGCTTACAGATAAAAACAATTTAAAGATTTCGGAGCAGGGTAAATTAATTGTTCTGGAAAGATGGCAAGAAGAAAGAAGATTGTTTGCAGTTATCAATTTTGAAGACAAAGAAAAATCACTGAAAGTTCAGCCAAATACCAATAAGCCTTTAACGAGGATATTTGGTTCGTCGGAAAAGAGTTGGAACGGACCAGGTGAAATAACACCTAAGTCGATAGTGGCGGGAGATGAAATTTCAGTTAATAAGAAGTCAATCGTAATTTATTCAAATTAA
- a CDS encoding alpha-1,4-glucan--maltose-1-phosphate maltosyltransferase, protein MNGQQRVFIENIKPQVNGGQFPVKRVIGDNFTVTADIYCDSHDILSAEVLYKYRDNDDWQRVEMEYVINDKWKGEFRLPGLGSCLYTVNAWVDHFKTWHRDILKKIDASIDIDVDLQIGAVIIQQTLDAYSTIAEKDKNYLKTVIGEFTSGKLIPENKIESILSNKLYQSMIQYPLKKFVTRFDKNFEISVERKKANFSTWYEVFPRSLHSEKGKHGTFKDCLNILPYVEEMGFDVLYLPPIHPIGETKRKGKNNSVKAKPGEPGSPWAIGSKNGGHKAVHPELGTLEDFQQLIHKANDHGIEIAMDIAFQCSPDHPYVQEHPRWFKHRPDGSLQYAENPPKKYEDIYPINFETEDWENLWEELRSVFLFWIDKGVKIFRVDNPHTKAFNFWGWAIQSIKKEHPDVIFLAEAFTRPKVMYNLAKQGFTQSYTYFTWRNTKYELETYCNELVNTDAREFFRPNFWPNTPDILPEFLQVTNRAGFIQRIALAATLSSNYGIYGPAFELMDNTPIQPGKEEYLNSEKFEIKDWDFESSKSLKKIIGRINTIRKENKALQNTHSLKFHDIDNEALVCFSKTSDDLSNIILVVVSLDPHHTHSGWLRLPLDDFKMDDNVPYQVHDLISGSYFLWSGEHNFVEINPGVMPVHIFKVRKKVRSERDFDYFM, encoded by the coding sequence ATGAACGGACAACAAAGAGTTTTTATTGAAAATATAAAGCCACAGGTTAACGGTGGCCAATTTCCGGTTAAAAGAGTAATTGGCGATAACTTTACAGTTACTGCCGATATTTATTGCGACAGCCACGATATACTTAGCGCCGAGGTTTTATACAAATACCGCGACAATGATGATTGGCAACGAGTTGAAATGGAATATGTTATCAATGATAAATGGAAAGGCGAATTTCGTTTGCCCGGCTTGGGTTCTTGTTTATATACAGTAAATGCCTGGGTAGACCATTTTAAAACGTGGCACCGCGATATTTTGAAAAAAATTGATGCTTCGATTGACATTGATGTTGATTTGCAAATAGGTGCAGTTATTATTCAGCAAACACTGGATGCTTACTCCACAATTGCAGAAAAAGATAAAAACTACCTAAAAACGGTTATTGGAGAATTTACCTCGGGCAAGCTTATCCCGGAAAACAAAATAGAATCGATATTAAGCAACAAACTTTATCAGTCGATGATTCAATATCCCCTAAAAAAGTTTGTTACCCGTTTCGACAAGAATTTTGAAATAAGTGTAGAGCGTAAAAAAGCCAATTTTAGTACCTGGTACGAAGTATTTCCTCGCTCATTACATTCAGAAAAAGGGAAACACGGAACCTTTAAAGATTGTTTAAACATTCTTCCATACGTTGAAGAAATGGGTTTTGATGTGCTGTACCTCCCTCCTATTCATCCGATTGGTGAAACAAAGCGGAAAGGGAAAAACAACAGTGTTAAAGCAAAACCAGGAGAGCCCGGTTCGCCCTGGGCCATTGGAAGTAAAAATGGTGGGCATAAAGCCGTTCATCCCGAATTAGGTACACTTGAAGATTTCCAGCAGTTGATTCATAAAGCAAATGACCACGGAATTGAAATTGCCATGGACATTGCGTTTCAATGTTCACCCGACCACCCTTATGTGCAGGAACATCCGCGGTGGTTTAAGCACCGACCCGATGGTTCGCTTCAATATGCCGAAAATCCTCCGAAAAAATACGAGGACATTTACCCGATTAATTTTGAAACCGAAGATTGGGAAAATTTATGGGAAGAATTAAGAAGTGTATTCCTCTTTTGGATTGATAAAGGTGTGAAAATTTTCAGGGTAGATAATCCGCACACCAAAGCATTTAACTTTTGGGGTTGGGCTATTCAAAGCATTAAAAAAGAACATCCTGATGTTATTTTTCTGGCGGAGGCATTTACACGGCCAAAAGTAATGTACAATTTGGCCAAGCAGGGATTCACCCAATCGTACACCTATTTTACCTGGCGAAACACAAAATATGAATTAGAAACGTATTGCAACGAATTGGTAAATACCGATGCGCGTGAGTTTTTCAGGCCTAATTTCTGGCCCAATACTCCGGATATTTTGCCTGAATTTCTGCAGGTGACCAACCGTGCCGGATTTATACAACGAATTGCACTTGCTGCCACCCTGAGTTCTAATTATGGTATTTACGGACCTGCCTTTGAACTAATGGATAACACACCTATTCAACCGGGAAAAGAGGAATACCTGAATTCGGAAAAATTTGAAATAAAAGACTGGGATTTTGAAAGTTCCAAAAGCCTGAAAAAAATTATAGGTCGTATAAACACCATACGAAAAGAAAATAAGGCCTTACAAAACACACATTCACTTAAATTTCATGATATTGATAATGAAGCGCTGGTGTGCTTCAGCAAAACATCCGACGATTTAAGTAATATTATTTTGGTAGTAGTTAGTCTCGATCCGCATCATACACATTCCGGATGGTTGAGGCTTCCCCTCGATGATTTCAAAATGGACGACAATGTGCCGTATCAGGTTCACGATTTGATAAGCGGCTCCTACTTTCTTTGGAGCGGTGAGCACAATTTTGTGGAAATAAATCCGGGAGTAATGCCTGTACACATTTTCAAGGTGCGAAAGAAAGTCCGTTCCGAAAGAGATTTTGATTATTTCATGTAA
- the treS gene encoding maltose alpha-D-glucosyltransferase gives MHKNDSKRWYKDAVIYQAHVRSFNDSNGDGIGDFKGLIEKLDYLKSLGVTAIWILPFYKSPLKDGGYDISDFTAINTDYGTMADFKRFVREAHKRELRVITELVLNHTSIEHKWFERARRAKPGSTYRDFYVWNETTDKYTDARIIFQDFEISNWTWDPVAKAYYWHRFYSHQPDLNFDNPSVHKAVTKVLDFWFNIGVDGLRLDAVPYLYEREGTNCENLPETHQFLKNLRKHIDEHYEDKMLLAEANQWPDDASEYFGDGDECHMNFNFPLMPRLYMSMRMEDRFPLIDIIEQTPQIPDNCQWAIFLRNHDELTLEMVSDEERDYMYKSFAQNAKQRINLGIRRRLAPLLNNDRKNIELMNILLFSLPGTPIVYYGDEIGMGDNVYLGDRDGVRTPMQWSADKNAGFSSAEPQQLFLPVIFNHDYHYESINVDNQDRNTTSLLWWMRRIIAKRKQYKAFSRGDIEFIDANNSKILAFTRTCEEQKILVIINLSRYSQQAELDLSDYAGYVPNEVFSQNKFKVIGKNPYIFPMQFKNYFWFELVKQEEEELTGISSTDSQLTLSAKDWNLMRESTQTEIQKLLLNYMHKSRWFRGKAKKISGIEIKNAIPLAIGELNSYVLIIECFYIEGKSEQYVIPLSITTGDKISEIKLNNKEAQVAFVNIDGHDGLLYDGSYDKKVRDLFFQLIHQKGKVKNKSGAIVGVPGKKINTKVKKSELPIPSKVLLADQSNTSVLYDNRFFFKLYRSPEEGSNPELEIIKTLTENTTFRNFPTFTGALEYHKNDAESSALGILVDFVPNEGNAWELTQSAIDRYFDHIIGERSSLMTEIKDENVNVVERFGEEKMKELLGPFFVEMVQLLGQRTAEMHLALDSVKNKKEFTPEPFSILYQKSLYQSFRTLIKRTINQMKSSKNKLNDEGKSLVDDIIKNESLLLSTMKYTLEKKKIHTSKTRVHGDYHLGQVLFTGKDFMIIDFEGEPTRSLTARNIKHCPFKDVAGMLRSFHYAIYMGQLENKSKIQERDDYMKPWLEAWYATVEKEFIASYLKTAGNASFIPEEERQINDLLSVYTIEKAIYEADYEFNNRPDWLHIPLNGLKKILDNLVEQE, from the coding sequence ATGCATAAAAACGATTCAAAAAGATGGTATAAAGATGCGGTCATTTATCAGGCGCATGTGCGTTCTTTTAACGACAGCAATGGAGATGGAATAGGCGATTTTAAAGGGTTGATTGAAAAATTGGATTACCTGAAATCGCTGGGAGTAACTGCAATTTGGATTTTGCCGTTTTATAAATCACCTCTAAAAGACGGAGGGTATGATATTTCTGACTTTACCGCCATCAACACAGACTATGGTACCATGGCCGATTTTAAACGCTTTGTTCGCGAAGCTCATAAACGTGAATTGCGGGTAATTACCGAGTTAGTTCTCAATCATACATCCATCGAACACAAGTGGTTTGAACGCGCCCGACGGGCAAAACCCGGCTCTACATACCGCGATTTTTATGTATGGAATGAAACAACTGATAAATATACAGATGCACGAATAATATTTCAGGATTTTGAGATTTCCAATTGGACCTGGGATCCGGTGGCCAAAGCGTATTACTGGCACCGGTTTTATTCGCATCAGCCCGATTTAAATTTTGATAATCCAAGTGTGCATAAAGCGGTAACTAAAGTCCTCGACTTTTGGTTTAATATCGGTGTAGATGGTTTGCGCCTGGATGCGGTTCCGTATTTGTACGAACGCGAAGGTACCAACTGCGAAAACCTGCCCGAAACACATCAGTTTCTGAAAAATCTTCGCAAACACATTGACGAGCATTACGAAGATAAAATGTTACTGGCCGAAGCCAACCAGTGGCCCGATGATGCATCGGAATATTTTGGCGATGGCGATGAGTGTCATATGAATTTTAATTTCCCACTTATGCCGCGCCTTTACATGTCAATGCGAATGGAAGACCGCTTCCCGCTAATTGATATTATTGAGCAAACACCGCAAATTCCCGATAATTGCCAGTGGGCAATTTTCCTGCGAAACCACGATGAGTTAACGCTTGAAATGGTTTCGGATGAAGAGCGAGATTACATGTATAAATCATTCGCACAAAATGCGAAACAACGTATTAATCTGGGAATTCGACGAAGGCTGGCACCACTTCTTAACAACGATCGCAAAAATATCGAGTTAATGAACATCCTGCTGTTTTCATTGCCAGGCACTCCTATTGTATATTATGGCGATGAAATAGGAATGGGCGATAATGTTTATCTGGGTGACCGCGACGGGGTGAGAACGCCAATGCAGTGGTCGGCAGATAAAAATGCAGGCTTTTCGTCGGCAGAACCACAACAATTATTTCTTCCGGTAATTTTCAATCACGATTATCATTACGAGAGTATAAATGTGGATAACCAGGATAGAAATACAACTTCATTACTTTGGTGGATGCGCCGAATTATTGCAAAAAGAAAACAATACAAAGCATTTAGCCGTGGCGATATTGAATTTATTGATGCCAATAACTCTAAAATTCTTGCATTCACAAGAACTTGTGAGGAACAAAAAATACTGGTAATAATAAACCTTTCAAGGTATTCGCAACAGGCAGAACTCGATCTGTCAGATTATGCGGGCTACGTACCAAATGAAGTTTTCAGTCAAAACAAATTTAAGGTAATTGGCAAAAATCCTTACATATTCCCGATGCAGTTTAAAAATTATTTTTGGTTTGAACTGGTTAAACAGGAAGAAGAAGAATTAACAGGAATTTCCTCAACCGACTCTCAGTTAACATTATCCGCAAAGGACTGGAATCTGATGCGAGAGTCTACCCAAACTGAGATTCAAAAATTATTGCTGAATTACATGCACAAAAGTAGATGGTTCAGAGGAAAAGCTAAAAAAATAAGTGGCATCGAAATCAAAAATGCAATACCGCTTGCAATAGGAGAACTAAATTCTTACGTCCTCATTATCGAATGCTTTTATATCGAAGGTAAAAGTGAACAATATGTCATACCGCTTTCCATAACAACAGGCGACAAGATTTCTGAGATCAAATTAAATAATAAGGAAGCACAGGTGGCTTTTGTAAACATTGATGGTCACGACGGATTATTGTACGATGGTTCTTACGATAAAAAAGTGAGGGATTTATTCTTTCAACTGATTCACCAAAAAGGAAAAGTTAAAAATAAGAGTGGAGCCATTGTTGGTGTGCCGGGTAAAAAAATAAATACGAAAGTAAAGAAAAGTGAACTTCCTATTCCGTCCAAAGTTCTTCTTGCCGATCAGTCAAATACATCTGTATTATACGACAATCGCTTTTTCTTTAAATTATACCGAAGTCCGGAGGAGGGAAGTAATCCTGAGTTGGAAATTATAAAAACACTGACGGAAAATACGACCTTCCGAAATTTCCCAACATTTACCGGTGCATTGGAATACCATAAAAACGATGCTGAAAGTTCAGCATTGGGTATTTTAGTCGATTTTGTTCCTAACGAGGGAAATGCCTGGGAATTAACCCAATCGGCCATCGATCGTTATTTCGACCATATAATTGGTGAAAGGAGTTCATTAATGACGGAGATAAAGGATGAGAATGTAAATGTTGTTGAGCGTTTTGGCGAAGAAAAAATGAAAGAACTGCTTGGGCCGTTTTTTGTTGAAATGGTACAACTGCTGGGGCAGCGAACAGCAGAAATGCATCTTGCACTGGATTCGGTAAAAAACAAGAAAGAGTTTACTCCTGAACCGTTTTCAATTCTATATCAAAAGTCACTATATCAATCGTTTAGAACACTTATTAAACGAACGATAAATCAAATGAAATCATCAAAAAATAAATTGAATGATGAAGGAAAAAGTTTGGTAGATGATATCATAAAAAATGAGAGCCTGCTTCTATCGACAATGAAATATACCCTTGAAAAGAAAAAAATACATACTTCAAAAACAAGGGTTCATGGCGATTACCACCTGGGACAAGTGCTTTTTACCGGAAAAGATTTTATGATTATTGATTTTGAAGGCGAACCAACACGCTCTCTTACGGCCCGGAATATAAAACATTGCCCGTTTAAAGATGTGGCCGGAATGTTACGATCATTCCACTATGCCATTTACATGGGCCAATTGGAAAATAAGTCGAAAATACAAGAGAGGGACGATTATATGAAGCCCTGGTTGGAAGCATGGTATGCAACCGTTGAAAAAGAATTTATTGCCAGCTATTTAAAAACTGCCGGTAATGCATCGTTTATCCCTGAAGAGGAACGACAAATTAACGATTTGCTTTCGGTTTACACTATTGAAAAAGCCATTTATGAAGCCGATTATGAATTTAATAACCGCC